The Lachnospiraceae bacterium genome includes the window GTCATGGCGGCCACTTTAATCAGTATTAAGGCAAAGCGGTTGTTGCCGGCGGCACAGAAGCAGGAAGAAGAGGAAGAGGACGAAGAGGCGCTCCTGCTGAGAAGACTCCTACTGTATAAGCGGTATAAAGAAGGAGCTGCGCAGCTGGCAGCTCATCTGCGCAATGAGCATGAGCTCATTCTGACCAGAAAGCCGGAAACAATTCAGGGAAGCCGTCCTGTTCCGCCTGTGGCGGAGCTGCTGAAGGAAACAAGCCTGCAGCAGCTTTATACCTTATTTCAGCAGGCTATGCGCAGTAAAAGAGAGAGCTATGATACGGTGCGGGCGCATTTTCGTTCGGTGGAGAAGGAGACCTATACGGTTTCGGAAAAAATACAGGTGCTGCGTGAGACACTGGAGCTTTTTGAACAGGTGAGCTTTTATGAGCTTAAGGAAAAAAGCCGTTCCAAGAATGAGACGATTACGTATTTTATGGCGATGCTGGAGCTGAGCCGGATGAATCAGGTAAAGCTGGATCAGCAAAGGCTGTTTGGAGATATCATTATGAAGCCAAAGACGATGGAGGAGAGGGCGCATGGAGAAACGCTGCCTGGCGAAGGAGTATAGAGTGCTGGAGGCGCTGCTGTTTGCAGCCGGTGAGCCGGTGAGCCCGGCGGATATGAGCAAGGTGCTGGGGCTTACGGAGCAGCAGTGCAGGAGAATGACGGAGCGTCTGGCGCTGCTCTATGAGAAGGAGCAGCGGGGCATGCAGATTTTGCAGGTGGAAAAGGCGTATCAGATGACGACAAGGCCGGCATATTATGATGACATTAAGGTCCTTTATCAGTCCGCTCAAAAGGTAAGGCTTACGGATACGCAGATGGAGACGCTGGCGATTATTGCCTATAAACAGCCGGTGACGAAACAGGAAATCGATGATATCCGCGGAGTGAAGAGTGATCATGTGGTGAATCGCCTGATGGAATTTGGTCTGGTGGAGGAAGCAGGGCGGTTAAAGGCGCCTGGGCGGCCGGCACTTTTTAAAACGTCAAATGAATTTCTGCGCAGCTTTGGGCTGACCAGCATTCAGGAGATGCCGAAACTGGAAGAGGAAATACCGCCTGTAAAAGAAGAGACGCCGCTTCCGGTACAGGAAACGCTTTCGATGGAGGATTCAGCGCCGGAGGAATCATAAAAAAGGCCCTTTTGCCATATACAAACAGTAGACAAATGGCAGGAGGGTTTTTGTATGAGAAAAGGGCATAGGATGTGCGCCGGGCTGGCGTGCCTCTTGATTTTGCTGGGCACCATCGGGCAGCCGGTTTTGGCGCAGGCGGAGGAGCCGGAGGCAGAGCAGCTGCACGCAGGCAGTGCGGTGGTCATGGAGGCGGAGAGCGGCCGGATTCTGTATGAGAAAAATGGCAACGAGAAGCGGGCGATGGCCAGCACAACTAAAATTATGACGCTGCTGGTGGCGCTTGAATATGGAGATTTAGAGCAGATCGTCACGGTGAGCGAAAGAGCGGCCGGGCAGCCAAAGGTCAATATGAATATGAAAGCGGGCGAGACATTTCGGCTGAGAGATCTGCTTTATGCCATGATGCTGGTCTCCTATAATGATGCGGCGATGGCTGTGGCAGAGGCGGTTGGCGGCAGCTGCGAGGAGTTCTGCTATCTGATGAATCTGAAAGCAAGAGAGCTGGGAGCAGACCAGACGCATTTTTCAACGCCCAACGGACTGGATGCAGAGGATCATTACAGTACGGCAGTGGATATGGCCACGATTGCACGGGCTGCCTTTCAGGATCAGGACGCGATGGAAATTATGCAGACGATGACCTATACAATAGAGCAAAATGAGATGAACAGCCGCAGCGTAGCGCTGCAGAATAAAAACCCCCTGCTTTCTTCCTATACGGCGGCAGTGGGCGGTAAAACGGGATTTACATCAAAGGCTGGCCTCTGCCTAGTGGGAATGGCGGAGAAAGATGGCGTGCAGCTGATTTCGGTTGTGCTGGGCAGCGGCTGGCCGCCGCATTCCAATTACCGGGTAGCGGATACATTGAAGCTTTTCCAGTATGGATATGCGGATTTTCATCAGCAGGAGATCAAGGCAGAGACATTAGATGAGCATGTAGTCGTAGAGGTTTCGGGCGGTTTTGTATCATCGGTGAGTACACGCATAGAAGGAACACTTTCGTATTATATGAAAGAAGGCGAAGAGATCACGGTATTTTATGATCTTCCCTATGTTGTGCCAGCGCCGGTGGAAGCAGGACAGGTGCTGGGAGAGGCCGCCATATGCGTGGAAGGCAGGGCCGTTGGATATGTGCCGGTGCTGGCTCAGGAGAGTGCAGAAGAGAAAAGCTTTGGGAGGATATTATGGAACGTTTGCAGAAATATATGGCCCAGTGTGGGTGCGGGTCCAGAAGAAAATGCGAGGAGTGGATCGCAGCAGGAATGGTTAGGGTGAATGGCCGCACCGTAACAGAG containing:
- a CDS encoding segregation/condensation protein A, which gives rise to MEGLKVRLPVFEGPLELLLHLIEKNKLDIYDIPVFEITKQYLAYLKSWDEMNMEVASEFIVMAATLISIKAKRLLPAAQKQEEEEEDEEALLLRRLLLYKRYKEGAAQLAAHLRNEHELILTRKPETIQGSRPVPPVAELLKETSLQQLYTLFQQAMRSKRESYDTVRAHFRSVEKETYTVSEKIQVLRETLELFEQVSFYELKEKSRSKNETITYFMAMLELSRMNQVKLDQQRLFGDIIMKPKTMEERAHGETLPGEGV
- the scpB gene encoding SMC-Scp complex subunit ScpB, yielding MEKRCLAKEYRVLEALLFAAGEPVSPADMSKVLGLTEQQCRRMTERLALLYEKEQRGMQILQVEKAYQMTTRPAYYDDIKVLYQSAQKVRLTDTQMETLAIIAYKQPVTKQEIDDIRGVKSDHVVNRLMEFGLVEEAGRLKAPGRPALFKTSNEFLRSFGLTSIQEMPKLEEEIPPVKEETPLPVQETLSMEDSAPEES
- a CDS encoding D-alanyl-D-alanine carboxypeptidase, producing MRKGHRMCAGLACLLILLGTIGQPVLAQAEEPEAEQLHAGSAVVMEAESGRILYEKNGNEKRAMASTTKIMTLLVALEYGDLEQIVTVSERAAGQPKVNMNMKAGETFRLRDLLYAMMLVSYNDAAMAVAEAVGGSCEEFCYLMNLKARELGADQTHFSTPNGLDAEDHYSTAVDMATIARAAFQDQDAMEIMQTMTYTIEQNEMNSRSVALQNKNPLLSSYTAAVGGKTGFTSKAGLCLVGMAEKDGVQLISVVLGSGWPPHSNYRVADTLKLFQYGYADFHQQEIKAETLDEHVVVEVSGGFVSSVSTRIEGTLSYYMKEGEEITVFYDLPYVVPAPVEAGQVLGEAAICVEGRAVGYVPVLAQESAEEKSFGRILWNVCRNIWPSVGAGPEENARSGSQQEWLG